One Octopus sinensis linkage group LG21, ASM634580v1, whole genome shotgun sequence DNA segment encodes these proteins:
- the LOC115222952 gene encoding 70 kDa neurofilament protein, with the protein MNYSKTSYRKSMGTSSYPTATTKIIRKSRVSSVGSNYGSPLHFKDGVVSSLSSKGATDIKCTREKEKKEMQDLNERFANYIEKVRFLETENKALKEALKKQKRDFNIEPMKAMYQTEIDELKKQLLTTTDENATLKARIATLEEEMEGLNGQIRHLKDVNEEQQNTIENLNEEISRRMSECEMLRRKVQELEKQLSDWKTRHSHLDSQLQALRIELQEETASRLAESTRAQSLEDELNFLKDIYETEIKEYKALLAKDNSFPDMREYWTSEMGSCIKEISQEYESQLEALASSLEARYESQISEIRMGTSKGAVELTQLTDENRRLKMQKSELEDRIRDLETQLAQLTGQLRSVTMELETTINDLDHEKEAHRNDVERLQLELEGLMKELQDLMDAKLSMELEIAAYRKLLEGEEHRISHSSMVSSIGGFQSSSEEALSNAIMQRSTAFKSSMSAEGSIANMGAARITVHRSSSGPVAVVEIETNGQYISLEETGARKIGRPTNLKGWTLERQMEQGGKLLSHKFTDDVIFTGKIPIKVWGSKYSSSASKNDIVSHINEWGSATAVSKTVLKDENNMEKAVFIIKSISDRN; encoded by the exons ATGAATTATTCGAAAACATCCTACAGAAAATCGATGGGGACTTCCTCCTATCCGACAGCAACTACTAAGATAATTCGCAAAAGTAGGGTATCAAGTGTCGGATCAAATTATGGCTCACCCTTACATTTCAAAGATGGTGTCGTCAGTTCGCTTTCTTCAAAAGGGGCCACTGATATCAAGTGCaccagggagaaagaaaaaaaggagatgcAAGATTTGAACGAAAGGTTTGCCAACTACATCGAAAAGGTCCGTTTCCTTGAAACTGAAAATAAGGCGTTAAAAGAagcattgaaaaaacaaaaacgcgACTTTAACATTGAGCCGATGAAGGCTATGTACCAGACCGAAATAGACGAACTCAAGAAGCAACTGCTAACGACCACCGACGAAAATGCAACTCTGAAAGCCCGCATTGCAACCTTAGAAGAGGAAATGGAGGGCTTAAACGGACA AATCCGTCATCTCAAAGATGTCAACGAGGAACAACAAAACACCATCGAAAATCTCAATGAGGAGATATCCCGACGCATGTCTGAGTGTGAGATGCTGAGAAGGAAGGTCCAGGAACTCGAGAAACAACTCTCTGACTGGAAAACTAGGCATAGCCACCTTGATAGCCAGTTGCAAGCTCTCAGAATT gAACTGCAGGAGGAAACTGCTAGTCGTCTCGCTGAAAGCACTCGTGCCCAATCTTTGGAAGATGAGCTTAATTTCTTGAAAGACATTTATGAAACT gAAATCAAAGAATACAAAGCTTTGTTGGCAAAGGATAACAGCTTCCCTGATATGCGTGAATACTGGACATCTGAAATGGGATCATGCATAAAAGAAATTAGTCAAGAATATGAAAGTCAGCTGGAGGCTTTGGCATCTAGCTTGGAAGCAAGATACGAATCCCAG ATCAGTGAAATACGCATGGGTACTTCCAAAGGAGCTGTTGAACTGACGCAACTGACCGACGAGAACAGGAGATTGAAAATGCAAAAGAGCGAGCTGGAAGACAGAATACGCGATCTTGAAACACAG CTTGCTCAACTGACTggccaactaagatcagtgacaATGGAGTTAGAAACTACTATAAACGACTTAGATCACGAAAAGGAGGCACACAGGAACGACGTCGAAAGACTTCAACTTGAATTAGAAGGACTGATGAAGGAACTGCAAGATCTGATGGATGCCAAACTGTCGATGGAACTTGAGATTGCTGCTTATCGCAAACTGTTGGAGGGCGAAGAACACAG GATAAGTCATAGCAGTATGGTGAGCTCAATCGGAGGATTCCAGAGCTCTTCGGAGGAAGCACTTTCTAATGCCATTATGCAAAGGTCAACAGCATTCAAGTCATCCATGTCAGCAGAAGGCA GTATTGCCAACATGGGTGCAGCTCGTATAACAGTCCACCGGTCGTCGTCAGGCCCAGTTGCCGTTGTTGAAATCGAGACAAATGGACAATACATTTCCTTGGAAGAGAcaggtgctcgaaaaataggaAGG CCAACAAACCTAAAAGGCTGGACTCTTGAGCGCCAAATGGAACAAGGCGGCAAACTATTGAGTCACAAATTTACGGACGACGTCATTTTCACGGGCAAGATCCCAATTAAG GTATGGGGCTCGAAATACAGCTCAAGTGCTTCCAAGAACGACATCGTGAGCCACATTAACGAGTGGGGAAGTGCTACCGCTGTTTCCAAGACTGTTCTCAAAGACGAAAACAATATG GAGAAAGCCGTCTTTATTATCAAGAGCATCTCCGACCGTAACTAG